From a single Abyssibacter profundi genomic region:
- a CDS encoding CvpA family protein, whose amino-acid sequence MVWVDYLILAIVGVSALISLFRGFIKEACSLTTWVVAFWVSMRFASPVATLFEPYLSAPSARLGLSYVLLFLLVLIIGAVATHLLTDLVRKTYFAGTDRMVGVIFGIGRGLIIVTVLVMAAQIFTPVQQDPWWQASAFLHHFEALADWVRGLLPEDWSQTVIERAVTPQSGE is encoded by the coding sequence GTGGTCTGGGTCGACTATCTCATCTTGGCGATCGTCGGCGTGTCGGCGCTGATCAGCCTGTTTCGTGGCTTTATCAAGGAAGCCTGTTCGCTCACAACCTGGGTGGTCGCGTTCTGGGTGTCCATGCGCTTTGCCAGCCCGGTGGCCACCTTGTTCGAACCCTACCTCTCGGCGCCCTCGGCGCGTCTGGGGCTGAGCTACGTTTTGTTGTTCCTGCTGGTACTCATAATCGGTGCCGTCGCCACACATTTGCTCACCGATCTCGTCCGCAAAACCTATTTCGCCGGAACGGATCGCATGGTCGGCGTGATATTCGGCATTGGCCGCGGTCTGATCATCGTCACTGTGCTGGTCATGGCGGCGCAGATCTTTACGCCGGTCCAGCAAGACCCCTGGTGGCAGGCATCCGCGTTCCTGCACCATTTCGAAGCCTTGGCAGACTGGGTTCGGGGACTGCTCCCCGAAGACTGGTCGCAAACCGTGATCGAACGCGCGGTCACACCTCAGAGCGGCGAGTAG
- a CDS encoding SPOR domain-containing protein, which produces MNEALKARLVGAAVLVGVAMIVLGSLLGGPKQREAPADGVIVIRPEPERPPSLRARQDGSETRETAAATSGQPQPVPQSSRADADPDASGPTQSGGASKGDGATPTQRARPETSPDRGAGSAPTAAAPASNPAPAEPVASAPPKREPAPAPDRPAATQPAPAANDLYARIAGTAVSQSRPSEPPAAAQKAETPPAAARPAPRPATKPTSPPPPKPRVASNGWMLRIASFGDADNAQRMVQRLRDAGYAPSTETVTVANRRYTRVQVGPYASEAQARAAQRRLKAQVGESGQVIAPR; this is translated from the coding sequence ATGAATGAAGCCCTTAAAGCCCGATTGGTCGGCGCAGCCGTGCTGGTCGGCGTGGCCATGATCGTGCTGGGCAGTCTGCTGGGCGGTCCGAAGCAGCGTGAGGCGCCGGCCGACGGCGTCATCGTGATTCGTCCCGAACCCGAACGCCCGCCCAGCCTGCGGGCGCGTCAGGACGGCAGTGAGACCCGCGAAACAGCGGCGGCGACGTCCGGCCAACCCCAGCCGGTCCCCCAATCAAGCCGGGCGGACGCCGACCCGGATGCATCCGGCCCCACGCAGTCCGGGGGCGCGTCAAAAGGTGACGGCGCCACCCCGACTCAGCGAGCTCGGCCCGAGACTTCGCCGGACAGGGGCGCAGGGTCCGCACCCACGGCAGCGGCCCCAGCGTCCAACCCGGCGCCAGCCGAACCGGTGGCGTCTGCGCCGCCCAAGCGCGAACCGGCCCCGGCGCCTGATCGACCAGCCGCCACGCAGCCGGCGCCAGCCGCTAACGACCTGTATGCACGAATTGCCGGGACAGCGGTTTCGCAGTCCAGGCCGTCCGAACCCCCGGCTGCGGCGCAAAAGGCCGAGACACCGCCTGCTGCAGCCAGACCGGCTCCACGGCCTGCGACCAAGCCGACCAGCCCCCCACCGCCCAAGCCGCGTGTCGCCAGCAACGGCTGGATGCTGCGCATTGCATCCTTTGGCGATGCGGACAATGCGCAACGGATGGTCCAGCGCCTGCGTGATGCCGGGTATGCACCCAGCACGGAGACCGTGACGGTGGCCAATCGTCGCTACACCCGCGTGCAGGTCGGGCCGTATGCATCGGAAGCCCAGGCTCGGGCCGCGCAACGTCGGCTGAAGGCACAGGTGGGCGAATCCGGGCAGGTCATCGCCCCCCGATAA
- the folC gene encoding bifunctional tetrahydrofolate synthase/dihydrofolate synthase, whose product MTANNGPSLDDWLARLNALDPTRIELGLDRVQPVAAALGVLNPAARVITVAGTNGKGSTVALAESILRAQGLSVGCYTSPHILRFNERVRVNGLEAADAAIVAGLEAVEAARADTPLTYFEFITLAALWLFRQQPLDVWLLEIGLGGRLDVVNVVDPDVSVITSIGLDHMDWLGPDRDAIAREKAGILRPGRPVVCGEPDPPSALDVRLTAHDGPVLRLDQGGARWSDTSPWTLWVGDREWAGLPQPGLAGVSTRRNAAAAVAALCFAGCVPSLAALRSGLANARIQGRMQTIAASPETLVDTAHNAQAAGHLAQSLAALPAADGPLQCVLGMLADKDPAAVVQAFMEHWPARQPVVWRFAATAGPRGQEATVLKERAGVKGGCYPSVGAALDAARDAAGPIGRVVCFGSFLTVESALRHVHE is encoded by the coding sequence ATGACAGCCAACAACGGGCCGTCGCTGGACGACTGGCTCGCGCGTCTTAACGCGCTGGATCCCACGCGGATCGAGCTGGGGTTGGATCGTGTGCAGCCGGTGGCTGCCGCATTGGGCGTGCTAAACCCCGCAGCGCGTGTCATTACCGTAGCCGGGACCAATGGCAAAGGCAGCACCGTGGCATTGGCTGAGTCGATTCTGCGAGCGCAGGGTCTGAGCGTCGGCTGCTATACGTCACCGCATATCCTGCGGTTCAACGAGCGGGTCCGGGTCAACGGTCTGGAGGCCGCCGATGCCGCTATCGTTGCCGGGTTGGAGGCCGTCGAGGCCGCGCGCGCCGACACGCCGCTAACGTACTTCGAGTTCATCACCCTTGCCGCGCTATGGCTTTTCCGGCAACAGCCCCTGGATGTCTGGTTGCTGGAAATCGGCTTGGGCGGCCGCCTGGATGTCGTCAACGTGGTTGATCCTGACGTGTCGGTCATCACGTCGATCGGCCTGGACCACATGGACTGGCTGGGTCCGGATCGCGATGCCATTGCTCGCGAGAAAGCCGGAATTCTGCGGCCGGGCCGCCCCGTGGTCTGCGGCGAACCTGATCCACCGTCGGCGCTGGATGTCCGATTGACCGCGCACGATGGGCCGGTTCTGCGTCTGGATCAGGGCGGGGCTCGGTGGAGCGATACATCGCCCTGGACGCTATGGGTGGGGGATCGCGAATGGGCGGGCTTGCCACAGCCCGGTCTGGCAGGCGTCTCGACACGGCGCAATGCCGCAGCGGCCGTGGCAGCGCTGTGCTTTGCCGGCTGTGTCCCGAGTTTGGCGGCGCTGCGTAGCGGCCTGGCGAATGCCCGAATCCAGGGCCGGATGCAAACCATTGCGGCCTCTCCGGAAACGCTGGTCGATACCGCCCACAATGCGCAGGCGGCAGGTCATCTCGCGCAGTCGCTGGCGGCCCTGCCTGCGGCCGACGGGCCCTTGCAGTGTGTGCTCGGGATGCTGGCTGACAAGGATCCCGCAGCCGTGGTCCAGGCGTTTATGGAGCACTGGCCAGCCCGTCAGCCCGTGGTTTGGCGGTTTGCCGCCACTGCCGGCCCCCGAGGCCAAGAGGCCACCGTCCTGAAGGAGCGGGCCGGTGTGAAAGGGGGCTGTTATCCCTCGGTTGGCGCAGCGCTAGACGCTGCCCGGGATGCGGCCGGGCCCATCGGGCGTGTCGTATGCTTTGGATCGTTTTTGACTGTGGAATCCGCACTGCGCCATGTCCATGAATGA
- the accD gene encoding acetyl-CoA carboxylase, carboxyltransferase subunit beta, with the protein MSWLEKLMPSQASGQERKRNVPEGLWVKCDKCQAALYRAELERSLDVCPKCGAHRPIAARRRIDLLLDAEGREELAGGLEANDPLKFKDSKRYRDRLSAAQKSSKEKDALIVMKGSLDGVPVVVAAFEFNFMAGSMGSVVGEKFVRAVEACLAEDRALVCFTASGGARMQEALYSLLQMAKTSAALARLSERGLPYISVMTHPTTGGVSASLAMLGDINAAEPDALIGFAGPRVIEQTVRQTLPEGFQRAEFLLEHGHIDMIIDRRQMRSTLHRLLSILMQRPAA; encoded by the coding sequence ATGAGCTGGTTGGAAAAACTGATGCCCTCCCAGGCCTCGGGCCAGGAGCGCAAGCGCAACGTGCCGGAGGGGCTCTGGGTTAAATGTGACAAATGCCAGGCGGCGCTTTATCGCGCGGAGCTGGAGCGCAGTCTGGATGTCTGTCCGAAGTGCGGCGCCCATCGACCGATTGCGGCACGCCGCCGGATCGACTTGCTGCTCGATGCCGAGGGTCGCGAGGAACTGGCCGGGGGGCTGGAGGCGAACGATCCGCTGAAGTTCAAAGATAGCAAGCGATACCGTGATCGCCTCTCTGCGGCGCAGAAAAGCTCGAAGGAAAAAGACGCGCTCATCGTCATGAAGGGCAGCCTTGATGGGGTGCCGGTGGTGGTGGCGGCCTTCGAATTCAATTTCATGGCGGGATCCATGGGAAGCGTGGTCGGCGAAAAATTCGTCCGAGCGGTGGAAGCCTGCCTGGCAGAGGACCGTGCGCTGGTCTGCTTCACCGCCAGTGGCGGCGCGCGCATGCAGGAAGCCTTGTACTCGCTGTTGCAAATGGCCAAGACCAGTGCTGCGTTGGCCCGCCTGTCCGAACGTGGGCTGCCGTACATCTCGGTGATGACCCACCCGACAACGGGCGGCGTGTCGGCCAGTCTGGCCATGCTGGGCGACATCAATGCGGCCGAGCCGGATGCGCTCATCGGCTTTGCCGGGCCTCGCGTCATCGAACAGACCGTGCGACAGACGCTACCCGAGGGTTTCCAGCGGGCAGAGTTCCTGCTGGAACACGGGCATATCGACATGATCATCGACCGCAGGCAGATGCGCTCCACCCTGCATCGTCTGCTCTCCATCCTGATGCAGCGGCCAGCCGCCTGA
- the trpA gene encoding tryptophan synthase subunit alpha, with protein MSRLDQRLAAVRDAGRKSLVPYVAAGDPAGQNTVELLHALAAAGADVIELGVPFSDPMADGPTVAQACERALAAGTRLVDVLDMVARFRERDTETPIVLMGYLNPIESMGYERFAESARDAGVDGVLIVDLTPEEAPDVTPALRAAGLAPIFLAAPNTSLDRLVAIGREAAGYLYYVSLKGVTGSSRLDTGEVAARVDLLQAHTGIPVLVGFGIRDAETAATIASTADGVVIGSALIQALVDRGEQSAVDAATAFLAPIRAAMDAGVKTSGNAA; from the coding sequence ATGAGTCGCTTGGATCAACGGCTGGCAGCGGTCCGCGACGCCGGCCGCAAGTCGCTGGTTCCCTACGTCGCGGCGGGTGACCCGGCCGGCCAGAACACGGTGGAGCTGTTGCATGCCCTGGCCGCTGCCGGCGCGGATGTCATCGAACTGGGCGTTCCGTTTTCCGACCCCATGGCCGATGGCCCCACCGTGGCCCAGGCTTGTGAGCGTGCACTGGCCGCAGGCACGCGGCTGGTCGATGTGCTGGACATGGTGGCTCGGTTCCGTGAGCGCGACACCGAAACGCCCATCGTGCTGATGGGTTATCTGAATCCCATCGAATCCATGGGTTATGAACGCTTTGCCGAGTCTGCTCGGGATGCAGGCGTGGACGGCGTGCTCATCGTCGATCTGACACCGGAGGAGGCTCCGGACGTGACGCCGGCGCTGCGTGCTGCCGGACTGGCACCGATCTTCCTCGCCGCGCCCAACACCTCGCTAGATCGACTCGTGGCCATCGGGCGTGAGGCCGCAGGATATCTGTACTACGTGTCGCTCAAAGGTGTGACGGGGTCCAGTCGCTTGGACACCGGTGAGGTGGCGGCGCGCGTGGATTTGCTCCAGGCGCATACGGGCATCCCGGTGCTCGTGGGCTTTGGAATTCGTGATGCGGAGACAGCCGCGACCATCGCCAGCACGGCGGATGGCGTCGTGATCGGATCTGCGTTAATACAGGCATTGGTCGATCGCGGTGAACAATCTGCTGTCGATGCCGCGACCGCGTTTCTTGCACCCATTCGCGCCGCCATGGATGCTGGCGTCAAGACTTCAGGGAATGCTGCATGA
- the trpB gene encoding tryptophan synthase subunit beta — MPTNPITSRPTDSAPGHFGPYGGSFVSETLIEPLNALIASYDRLKTDPAFRAELDADLANYVGRPTPLYFAERLTREFGGARVFLKREDLNHTGAHKVNNTVGQAMLASRMGKTRIIAETGAGQHGVATATVAARLGLQCVVYMGEEDIARQSPNVYRMRLLGAEVVPVTSGSKTLKDAMNEALRDWVANVDDTFYIIGTVAGPHPYPTMVRDFQSVIGREARAQMLEQTGQLPDAVVACVGGGSNAIGIFHPFIDDPVRLIGVEAAGDGVETGRHSAPLSAGRSGVLHGNRTYLMQDENGQILPTHSISAGLDYPGVGPEHAWLKDSGRAEYVAATDDEAMQAFHTLTRVEGIIPALESSHAIAYTRTLAQQLGPDASIVVNLSGRGDKDINTVAEREGIAL; from the coding sequence GTGCCGACCAATCCAATCACTAGTCGACCAACGGATTCCGCGCCGGGCCATTTCGGTCCTTACGGCGGCTCCTTTGTGTCCGAAACCCTGATCGAGCCGCTGAATGCCTTGATCGCGTCCTATGATCGGCTCAAGACCGACCCGGCGTTCCGGGCCGAGTTGGATGCCGATCTGGCCAACTACGTCGGGCGGCCCACGCCGTTGTATTTTGCCGAACGGCTGACGCGCGAATTCGGCGGTGCCCGCGTGTTTCTCAAGCGCGAAGACCTCAATCACACGGGCGCCCACAAAGTGAACAACACCGTCGGGCAGGCCATGCTGGCCAGCCGGATGGGCAAGACGCGCATCATCGCCGAGACCGGCGCCGGTCAGCATGGTGTGGCGACGGCCACGGTGGCTGCGCGTCTGGGCCTGCAGTGTGTGGTCTACATGGGCGAGGAGGACATCGCGCGACAGTCGCCCAATGTGTATCGCATGCGACTTTTGGGCGCCGAGGTGGTGCCGGTCACGTCGGGTTCCAAAACGCTCAAAGACGCCATGAACGAGGCGCTGCGGGACTGGGTGGCCAACGTGGACGATACCTTCTACATCATTGGCACGGTGGCCGGTCCGCATCCGTACCCGACCATGGTACGCGACTTCCAGTCGGTCATCGGCCGCGAGGCGCGTGCCCAGATGCTGGAGCAGACCGGTCAGCTGCCGGATGCCGTGGTGGCCTGTGTGGGTGGCGGATCGAATGCCATCGGGATTTTCCATCCGTTCATCGACGACCCGGTGCGGCTAATCGGCGTGGAGGCGGCGGGCGATGGCGTCGAAACCGGCCGTCATTCGGCGCCGTTGTCGGCCGGACGCTCCGGCGTTCTGCATGGCAATCGCACCTACCTGATGCAGGACGAGAACGGCCAGATCCTGCCCACCCACAGCATTTCAGCCGGGTTGGACTACCCCGGTGTGGGCCCCGAGCACGCCTGGCTTAAGGACAGCGGCCGCGCGGAATACGTGGCGGCGACAGACGATGAGGCCATGCAGGCCTTTCATACGCTGACCCGCGTTGAAGGCATTATTCCTGCGCTCGAATCCTCCCATGCCATCGCCTACACCCGCACGCTGGCCCAACAGCTGGGTCCGGATGCCAGCATCGTCGTGAACCTGTCAGGTCGTGGCGACAAGGACATCAACACCGTGGCCGAACGAGAGGGCATCGCCCTATGA
- a CDS encoding phosphoribosylanthranilate isomerase, with amino-acid sequence MQRTRIKFCGLTRPADIEAAVRLGVDAIGLVFAPGSPRRVDLATAAALRQRIPGLCHCVALVMDQPYDTVQAIVQTVRPDMLQFHGSESAADCARFGLPYIKALGLGGEAETAVQAFPNALILTDSHAPGQAGGTGQTFDWNRVADWTRQRPVMLAGGLHADNVESAIATARPYAVDVSSGVESAPGIKSIDRMQAFVRAVQRADQSNH; translated from the coding sequence ATGCAACGCACTCGAATCAAGTTCTGTGGACTGACGCGCCCGGCCGATATCGAGGCGGCGGTACGGCTGGGCGTCGATGCCATCGGCCTGGTCTTTGCCCCAGGCAGTCCGCGCCGGGTGGATCTGGCCACCGCGGCGGCACTGCGTCAGCGGATACCCGGGCTTTGCCATTGCGTGGCCTTGGTCATGGATCAGCCCTATGACACTGTTCAGGCAATCGTCCAGACCGTGCGCCCCGACATGCTACAGTTCCACGGCTCTGAATCGGCCGCAGATTGTGCGCGGTTCGGCCTGCCGTATATCAAGGCGCTGGGCCTGGGTGGGGAGGCGGAAACCGCCGTACAGGCGTTTCCAAACGCCCTCATACTGACCGATAGTCACGCCCCCGGGCAGGCGGGCGGAACAGGGCAGACATTCGACTGGAACCGCGTGGCCGACTGGACACGCCAGCGCCCAGTGATGCTGGCCGGCGGACTCCACGCCGACAATGTCGAGTCGGCGATCGCCACCGCGCGACCCTATGCGGTCGATGTCAGCAGTGGCGTGGAATCGGCTCCGGGCATCAAATCAATCGACCGCATGCAAGCTTTTGTGAGAGCAGTTCAACGTGCCGACCAATCCAATCACTAG
- the truA gene encoding tRNA pseudouridine(38-40) synthase TruA, translating into MRFAAGIEYIGTRYAGWQAQKHARGVQAEIEAGLSSVAAAPIEVVCAGRTDAGVHGLGQVVHFDSPVQRPPHSWMLGANTRMPDDVAVRWVQAVDESFHARYTAIGRRYRYVIHNARSRSALWLNRAAWWTYPLDAGVMHQAGQALLGEHDFSSFRAAECQSRTPWRRIESLRVRRHGAFVIIDIQANAFVHHMVRNIAGTLMEIGQGKRDKASMADILSARNRSAAGVTGPAGGLYFVEALYPPPYHFPAADGDAALFGTACNALESSSVD; encoded by the coding sequence ATGCGTTTCGCCGCAGGCATCGAGTACATCGGGACGCGCTATGCGGGCTGGCAGGCGCAGAAGCATGCACGGGGCGTTCAGGCCGAGATCGAGGCCGGTCTGTCCAGCGTTGCTGCGGCGCCGATTGAGGTGGTGTGTGCGGGGCGCACGGATGCCGGGGTCCATGGGCTGGGGCAGGTGGTGCATTTCGATTCGCCGGTCCAACGCCCGCCGCATAGCTGGATGCTGGGTGCCAATACACGCATGCCGGATGATGTGGCCGTCCGCTGGGTTCAGGCGGTCGACGAGTCCTTTCATGCGCGCTACACGGCCATCGGACGTCGCTATCGCTACGTCATCCACAACGCCCGGTCACGCTCGGCGTTGTGGCTGAACCGGGCCGCCTGGTGGACCTACCCCCTGGATGCCGGGGTCATGCATCAGGCAGGCCAGGCGCTGTTGGGCGAGCATGACTTCAGCTCGTTCCGTGCGGCCGAATGCCAGTCCAGAACCCCGTGGCGGCGCATCGAGTCGTTGCGCGTGCGACGCCACGGTGCGTTTGTGATCATCGACATTCAGGCGAATGCGTTTGTTCACCACATGGTGCGCAACATCGCCGGTACACTGATGGAAATCGGTCAAGGCAAGCGTGACAAGGCGTCGATGGCCGACATCCTGTCGGCCCGCAATCGCAGCGCAGCCGGCGTGACAGGCCCTGCAGGCGGGCTTTATTTCGTCGAGGCCCTGTATCCGCCGCCTTATCATTTCCCCGCCGCCGATGGTGACGCGGCTTTGTTCGGAACAGCATGCAACGCACTCGAATCAAGTTCTGTGGACTGA
- a CDS encoding FimV/HubP family polar landmark protein: MRFAAVILALASASIIYRADALAIGEIEVRTMLNEPLDARVPLVAVSPEELSTLVVSPASVAAYETAGLELTGYVADLDFEVVQATPPFVRIRGQRPAREPFLDLLLEFSWGSGRLLRNYTILLDPPAVAFEPVAQADTAASDASGPTVSPSDVTPTAPSRATARSSQSGSTPAPATDPAFNEGVGWVDSTKPAPATPAAPPEPELIAPRRTTPAETVRRYGPVQSKETLWSIAFRLRPDPALTMSQMQLAIFLANPEAFDGNINTLRSGAMLHVPSAADVASLDALEAKEEIARQRQSYRSRARTAVERPRPPAPRAEPPVVTEPEPAQPAAETAAAEPVEPPIEQSVAPTDEPPAAASEVDEPAPVEATDAEPTSSAEADLSAEPEEAPADESAPQRPMTALERLRAQQAGQPVPGRPEPQQPILGQETSSEATVDSTSPPSDDAAEDAEAPNGEGEAAPVSRPAAPAQAPVDDDGGFPWLILLLALVAGGGVGYMIWKRRQTQTVATPTWPSAKEAATEAPADPGDTTVSEEPVAADEQPATLDATTSLDANETAAELAEGMEPDPEALGLEATTVFDAGAETATDTGGPVETPASESTQQFHSETIMIDVSGDDPVAEADFHLAYGLYDEAALLLQQAMESDPGRADIKSKLAEVYFAASQPSEFVELARRVQPELAESAPAEWNRIVIMGQQIAPDEPLFQSSDAADLGDGLDLDFDSEPSAAPDPATDFDLGAFDDPTEQPASEVSADDSDDDMSLEFDLEPATPAAESDAAEEVTETSAAMPGDDEHSLEFTLDATDDDAVVPPAESVGAADNLSAAAETEEQDAEPSTESTDALAFDIDTMTSEEPLLADGDADAMLDELGDFEIGEPVAEASDTDTDTDTDADTDADTDAEEVVASDAQAIDEDDAVGDSSTETPAALDDLIGDTDLAELEAEADDPAEFDFGDFGVPTSEPAEDKATEAAAEPFQSDDEASSPTGEDAAEDSAPDDAEALLADLDDFAAEPEEVQGADPQPAETPSTPTDDAQDELAVDLSEFDLDTGDSETDVAALESVEAGEGELDLSEFDFGVSDTPEPVDEAADASEDSLDLDGLFDEESASGDGQAEDLGSKLDLARAYVDMGDAEMATSLLDDVLAGGSEEQKAEATELKAQLAGQG, translated from the coding sequence ATGCGTTTCGCCGCAGTTATTCTCGCGCTTGCGAGTGCCAGCATTATCTACCGCGCGGATGCGCTTGCCATCGGCGAGATCGAAGTGCGGACCATGCTCAACGAGCCCCTGGACGCGCGCGTTCCGCTGGTGGCGGTGTCTCCCGAGGAGCTGAGCACCTTGGTGGTCAGTCCGGCCTCGGTCGCCGCCTACGAGACGGCCGGTTTGGAACTCACCGGCTATGTGGCCGATCTCGATTTTGAGGTGGTCCAGGCCACGCCACCATTCGTACGGATACGCGGCCAGCGCCCGGCACGCGAACCCTTCCTCGATCTGCTGCTCGAGTTCAGCTGGGGCAGCGGTCGGCTGCTCCGCAACTACACCATCTTGCTGGACCCGCCCGCCGTGGCGTTCGAGCCGGTGGCTCAGGCTGACACGGCTGCATCGGATGCCTCGGGCCCGACCGTCTCGCCAAGCGATGTGACACCCACGGCGCCGAGCCGGGCCACGGCGCGCAGCAGCCAGTCCGGCTCTACGCCCGCACCGGCAACCGATCCGGCGTTCAACGAAGGCGTCGGTTGGGTCGATAGTACGAAGCCGGCGCCGGCCACGCCAGCGGCGCCGCCTGAGCCCGAGTTGATTGCACCCCGGCGGACGACGCCGGCAGAAACCGTGCGTCGCTACGGCCCGGTGCAGTCCAAGGAAACGCTTTGGAGCATCGCCTTCCGATTACGGCCCGACCCTGCGCTGACCATGAGTCAGATGCAGTTGGCGATTTTCCTGGCCAACCCAGAAGCCTTTGACGGCAATATCAATACGCTCCGGTCTGGCGCCATGCTGCATGTGCCCAGCGCTGCCGACGTGGCGAGCCTGGATGCCCTGGAGGCCAAGGAAGAGATCGCGCGGCAGCGTCAGTCGTACCGAAGTCGTGCACGCACGGCGGTCGAGCGGCCGCGCCCACCCGCGCCGCGGGCCGAGCCACCGGTGGTGACCGAGCCCGAACCCGCCCAGCCCGCCGCCGAGACGGCGGCTGCGGAGCCGGTCGAGCCGCCTATCGAGCAGTCCGTGGCGCCGACCGATGAGCCGCCCGCCGCTGCGTCTGAGGTTGACGAGCCGGCGCCTGTCGAAGCCACTGATGCCGAGCCGACATCCAGCGCAGAGGCGGACCTGTCTGCCGAGCCGGAGGAGGCGCCTGCTGACGAGTCGGCCCCGCAGCGTCCGATGACCGCATTGGAGCGGCTCCGCGCCCAACAGGCCGGTCAGCCGGTGCCGGGCCGCCCGGAGCCCCAGCAGCCAATTCTTGGCCAGGAGACCTCGTCGGAGGCGACCGTCGACAGCACATCGCCACCATCTGACGATGCGGCGGAAGACGCCGAAGCGCCCAACGGTGAGGGCGAGGCTGCGCCCGTCAGTCGGCCCGCTGCACCAGCGCAGGCGCCAGTGGATGACGACGGTGGCTTCCCGTGGCTTATTCTGCTGTTGGCCTTGGTGGCTGGCGGTGGGGTTGGCTACATGATCTGGAAGCGCCGTCAGACGCAGACGGTCGCGACGCCGACCTGGCCCAGCGCGAAGGAGGCGGCGACCGAGGCGCCTGCCGATCCCGGCGACACCACGGTGTCTGAAGAGCCGGTGGCAGCGGATGAGCAGCCTGCGACTCTGGACGCCACGACCAGCCTCGATGCCAACGAGACGGCCGCCGAGCTAGCCGAGGGGATGGAGCCGGATCCGGAAGCGCTCGGTCTGGAGGCGACAACGGTCTTCGACGCCGGTGCGGAGACAGCGACTGACACCGGCGGGCCGGTAGAAACGCCTGCCAGCGAGTCGACGCAGCAGTTCCATTCCGAAACCATCATGATTGATGTCAGCGGTGACGACCCCGTCGCTGAAGCTGACTTCCATCTGGCCTATGGCTTGTATGACGAGGCCGCGTTGCTGCTGCAGCAGGCCATGGAATCCGACCCGGGACGGGCCGACATCAAGTCCAAGCTGGCCGAGGTGTATTTTGCGGCCAGTCAGCCGAGCGAGTTCGTCGAGTTGGCGCGCCGTGTGCAGCCGGAACTGGCCGAGTCGGCGCCGGCTGAATGGAACCGCATCGTCATCATGGGGCAGCAAATCGCGCCTGATGAGCCCCTGTTCCAGAGCAGTGACGCTGCGGACCTGGGCGATGGTCTCGATCTGGACTTCGATTCCGAGCCCTCTGCAGCGCCAGACCCGGCTACCGATTTCGATCTGGGCGCGTTTGATGATCCGACCGAACAGCCCGCATCGGAGGTGTCCGCAGACGACAGCGATGACGACATGTCGCTGGAGTTTGATCTTGAGCCGGCGACCCCAGCGGCCGAGTCGGATGCAGCTGAGGAGGTGACCGAGACGTCGGCCGCGATGCCTGGCGATGACGAGCATTCGCTCGAGTTCACGCTGGATGCGACGGATGATGATGCCGTTGTTCCACCGGCCGAATCGGTAGGAGCGGCTGACAACCTGAGCGCCGCCGCCGAGACCGAAGAGCAGGACGCCGAGCCGTCGACGGAATCGACCGATGCGCTGGCATTCGACATCGACACCATGACCTCCGAGGAGCCGTTGCTGGCCGATGGTGACGCCGATGCCATGCTTGATGAGCTGGGTGACTTTGAGATTGGAGAGCCGGTAGCGGAAGCGTCCGACACCGACACCGACACCGACACCGATGCCGACACCGATGCCGACACCGATGCCGAAGAGGTGGTCGCCAGCGATGCACAGGCTATAGACGAGGATGATGCGGTCGGGGACTCGTCCACCGAAACGCCTGCTGCCCTGGACGATCTAATCGGTGACACCGACTTGGCCGAACTGGAGGCCGAGGCGGACGATCCGGCTGAGTTCGACTTCGGTGACTTTGGAGTGCCCACCAGCGAGCCGGCTGAAGACAAGGCAACGGAGGCGGCCGCTGAGCCATTCCAGTCTGATGACGAGGCGTCGTCGCCAACTGGTGAGGACGCTGCGGAGGATTCGGCGCCGGACGACGCCGAGGCTTTGCTCGCCGATCTGGATGACTTTGCGGCCGAGCCGGAAGAGGTGCAGGGTGCTGATCCACAGCCTGCCGAAACGCCCTCCACGCCGACGGATGACGCACAGGATGAACTCGCGGTGGACCTGTCCGAGTTCGACCTGGACACGGGTGATTCCGAGACCGATGTGGCCGCGCTGGAGTCCGTCGAGGCCGGAGAGGGGGAGCTGGACCTGAGCGAGTTTGACTTCGGGGTGTCCGACACTCCCGAGCCCGTTGACGAGGCTGCCGACGCCAGTGAGGACTCGCTGGACCTGGATGGCCTTTTCGATGAGGAATCCGCCTCGGGCGACGGCCAGGCTGAGGATTTGGGCAGCAAGCTGGATCTCGCGCGGGCCTATGTCGACATGGGCGATGCCGAGATGGCCACAAGCCTGCTCGATGATGTACTCGCCGGTGGCAGTGAGGAGCAAAAGGCCGAGGCGACCGAACTCAAGGCCCAGTTAGCCGGTCAGGGCTGA